The DNA sequence CAAGCGAGGCCGTCGTTGTCGCTGCCGTCGAGGCGGTGGACGTCACCGAGCCCCTGGCTCCACCAGTGGTCGTACGTCGCCTGCGCCTGCGCGCGGGAGGAGAAGTCGCCGCAGTCGAGGTCCGGGCTCGCCGGAGCGACACCTCCTGCCGGCGGGGGGGCAGCGGGCGGCGCAGGAGCCGGTGCCGGGCCGGGCGCAGGAGCCGGTGCCGGAGCGGGCGCAGGAGCCGGTGCCGGTGCCGGTGCCGGAGCGCGCGCAGGTGGGGCGGCGTCGTGCGCTGTCGGCGGCGCTGCCGTCCCATCGGGCAGCGGCTCCTCGGGGCAGGTGGACAGCACCCGCACCATGGCGTCGCGCTCGGCCGCGGTGACCCACAGCCCGTACGTGAGCTTCACGCCGACCTGCCGTGCCACGTACTCGCACCGGAACGCCTTGTTGGGCGGCAGCCAGGTGGCGGCGTCGCCGTCGCCCTTCTGGCCGTTGAGCGGCCCGTCGACGGCGAGGAGGTTGAGCGGGTCGTTCCCGAACCGGCCGCGCGTGGTGGCGTCCCACTGCTGGGCGCCCTTCTGCCACGCGTCGGAGAGGGCGACGACGTGGTCGATCTGGACCTCGCCGGACGTGTCCGACCCGCGCGTGAAGGCGATGAGCGCGCCCCCGTACGGATCGGCGAGGGTCCCGGTCTCGACCACGCAGCCGTTCGTCCCGTCTCGCAGGACGATGTCCGTCAGGTCGCGGCGCAGGACGTCGTTGCGGGTGTCGCAGCCGTTGCGGTCGACGTCGACGGCGCGCCACTGGAAGAGGTCGCGGTCGTAACCGGTCTTCGGCGCGCGCCCCTTCACCTCGAGGAGCGGGACGGCGGCGAGTGCCGTCAGCGCCCCGGCCGGTGCGGCAGCGGTCTGCGGTGGCTCGGGCGCAGCGGTGGGCTCGGCACTCTCCGTCGGCGGCGCACTCGCCTCGGGCGTCGGCTCGGATGACGTTCTGGGCTCAGGTGACGCGCTGGTCTCGGGCGACGCGCTGGTCTCGGGCACGGCGCCCGGCCCCGTGCTGGGCTGCTCGGTGACGACGGCGAGCGACGGACCGTCCGCCGTCGGGGCTGCCGTCGCACCACCGATGGTCATGAGCACCAGCGCCGCGGCGAGCGCACCGGCGCCCGCCTTGCGCCCGACGAGGCGGAATGGCCGTCGCCCGAGGAGCAGCAGGAGCCCGACGACGACGGCGAGCAGCGACGTCATGATCAGTGCCCCGCTGATCCCCCCGGTGACGCCGCCGAGCAGCGCGACCAGACCGACCGCGAC is a window from the Georgenia muralis genome containing:
- a CDS encoding GmrSD restriction endonuclease domain-containing protein — translated: MPSVAVGLVALLGGVTGGISGALIMTSLLAVVVGLLLLLGRRPFRLVGRKAGAGALAAALVLMTIGGATAAPTADGPSLAVVTEQPSTGPGAVPETSASPETSASPEPRTSSEPTPEASAPPTESAEPTAAPEPPQTAAAPAGALTALAAVPLLEVKGRAPKTGYDRDLFQWRAVDVDRNGCDTRNDVLRRDLTDIVLRDGTNGCVVETGTLADPYGGALIAFTRGSDTSGEVQIDHVVALSDAWQKGAQQWDATTRGRFGNDPLNLLAVDGPLNGQKGDGDAATWLPPNKAFRCEYVARQVGVKLTYGLWVTAAERDAMVRVLSTCPEEPLPDGTAAPPTAHDAAPPARAPAPAPAPAPAPAPAPAPAPGPAPAPAPPAAPPPAGGVAPASPDLDCGDFSSRAQAQATYDHWWSQGLGDVHRLDGSDNDGLACESLP